From the Desulfovibrio sp. JY genome, one window contains:
- a CDS encoding RlmE family RNA methyltransferase — protein sequence MKTYRDHYFKKAKQDNYPARSVYKLQEIEKQSRLLFPGASVLDLGACPGSWTLFAASRVGEAGRVLAIDLNDAATAFPGNVTYMTGDMLEPGPEIVAAFMRLGPFDVLLSDMAPKTTGVKFADQARSLELCEAALSVAFERLKPGGAFVVKIFQGPDAPAFQKGLRDYFDKVRVAKPKSSRAESKEIFYVATGFRPPVPELPDPDPPPLPPDDTVAEGGSKT from the coding sequence ATGAAAACGTATCGCGACCATTATTTCAAGAAGGCCAAGCAGGATAACTATCCCGCGCGGTCGGTCTACAAGCTTCAGGAGATCGAAAAGCAGTCGCGCCTGTTGTTTCCTGGCGCGTCGGTGCTCGACCTCGGGGCCTGCCCCGGCTCCTGGACGCTTTTCGCCGCTTCCCGCGTGGGGGAAGCGGGCCGGGTGCTCGCCATCGACCTCAATGACGCCGCAACGGCCTTTCCCGGCAACGTCACCTACATGACCGGGGACATGCTCGAACCCGGGCCGGAGATCGTCGCGGCATTTATGCGCCTTGGTCCCTTCGACGTGCTGCTCTCCGACATGGCCCCCAAGACCACCGGGGTCAAGTTCGCGGACCAGGCCCGATCCCTGGAGTTGTGCGAGGCGGCGCTTTCCGTGGCCTTTGAGCGGCTCAAGCCCGGCGGCGCCTTCGTGGTCAAGATTTTTCAGGGGCCGGACGCGCCGGCCTTTCAGAAGGGGCTTCGGGACTATTTCGACAAGGTCCGCGTGGCCAAGCCCAAAAGCTCCCGGGCCGAAAGCAAGGAAATATTCTACGTGGCCACGGGATTTCGCCCGCCGGTTCCGGAGCTTCCCGATCCCGACCCTCCGCCCTTGCCGCCGGATGACACGGTGGCCGAGGGTGGATCGAAAACGTAA
- a CDS encoding ImmA/IrrE family metallo-endopeptidase — MAGLLARLVDLAEKREDLVVTEVDDIDSWGFLLYRDDRYHIYVNRSVRNFRKIMVLADELGHYALRRRIARREGLPPEAATIVERIRQDRACDAWAAKFTRRLLFFIRRGLHGSRSRRPRQGYYDPSWRLPQKD, encoded by the coding sequence ATGGCCGGACTTTTGGCCAGGCTTGTGGACTTGGCGGAAAAGCGCGAGGATCTCGTGGTCACCGAAGTCGACGATATCGATAGCTGGGGATTTTTGCTGTATCGTGACGACCGCTACCATATTTACGTCAACCGCTCGGTGCGCAACTTTCGCAAGATCATGGTGCTGGCGGACGAGCTGGGCCATTACGCCCTACGCCGTCGCATCGCCAGGCGCGAGGGCCTGCCGCCGGAGGCGGCGACCATTGTCGAGCGCATTCGCCAGGACAGGGCCTGCGATGCCTGGGCCGCCAAGTTCACCCGGCGATTGCTCTTTTTTATCCGCCGGGGACTGCACGGCAGTCGCTCCCGTCGGCCAAGGCAGGGCTATTACGATCCGTCCTGGCGGCTGCCGCAAAAAGACTGA
- a CDS encoding PilZ domain-containing protein, producing MALIEFKRCPHCGKPTWQEFIPQAPPALSYWRCRDCGDRRDAKRICVGDSALLNHGRIQTEHLCADVLIIDISRRGTRVRSDDVPITVHMGQRVLFNPQLQPCGELAHYQPGLVRWIRDREFGICFEHPLSLSTSDITRIVKN from the coding sequence ATGGCGCTGATCGAATTCAAACGCTGTCCGCATTGCGGCAAACCCACCTGGCAGGAATTCATCCCCCAGGCCCCTCCCGCCCTATCCTACTGGCGCTGCCGGGATTGCGGCGATCGCCGCGACGCCAAGCGTATCTGCGTGGGCGACAGCGCGCTTTTAAACCATGGCCGCATCCAGACCGAACACCTGTGCGCCGACGTGCTGATCATCGACATCAGCCGGCGCGGCACCCGGGTGCGCAGTGACGATGTGCCGATCACGGTGCACATGGGCCAGCGGGTGCTCTTTAATCCGCAACTCCAGCCGTGCGGCGAGCTGGCCCACTATCAGCCGGGCCTCGTGCGCTGGATTCGGGACAGGGAATTCGGCATCTGCTTCGAGCATCCGCTGTCGCTTTCCACCAGCGACATCACGCGCATCGTCAAAAACTGA
- the ruvC gene encoding crossover junction endodeoxyribonuclease RuvC: protein MQSGAELVVLGLDPGSRVTGYGFVRERSGVLELVAAGVVRTGADTDFCRRLGTIYTSVAKLIGQHAPVEAAVENVFVSKNPGTALKLGQARGAALAACSVAGLPVFSYEPTIIKKSLVGTGRAEKSQVAFMVGRVLACRETFAVDATDALAAAVCHLNQRRLTRLCEAR from the coding sequence ATGCAATCCGGGGCTGAGCTTGTCGTCTTGGGACTCGATCCCGGGTCGCGCGTCACGGGCTATGGTTTCGTGCGCGAGCGTTCGGGCGTGCTGGAGCTTGTGGCCGCCGGCGTCGTGCGCACCGGGGCGGATACCGATTTTTGCCGGCGTCTGGGCACCATCTATACCTCTGTTGCCAAGCTGATCGGCCAGCATGCCCCGGTCGAGGCGGCGGTGGAGAACGTGTTCGTGTCCAAGAATCCGGGAACGGCCTTGAAGCTCGGCCAAGCGCGGGGCGCGGCCCTGGCCGCCTGTTCCGTGGCCGGGTTGCCGGTTTTCTCCTACGAACCGACCATCATCAAAAAAAGCCTGGTCGGCACCGGCCGGGCCGAAAAATCCCAGGTGGCCTTCATGGTGGGCAGGGTGCTGGCATGTCGGGAAACTTTCGCCGTGGACGCGACCGACGCCTTGGCCGCGGCCGTGTGTCACCTGAACCAGAGGCGGCTGACGCGCCTGTGCGAGGCGCGATGA
- a CDS encoding EcsC family protein, with translation MPVIDHPTILRALSWAWDRAARGLPGQESAHALAARHMDPEVPLGARLQKIIAGHKRKAALSGFVTNAGGLALLPATLPVNLAGTIFLQLRMVQAMAIVCGHDLTDTRVRALCGLCLCGAKAAEVAGAAGARLGGRLTADMLAQLGGETAGRINTLVGLRLLARLGDAGTAGVGRIVPLVSGLVGAAWDASVTAGIGKAAMALLPTVAAPDGQSFCGSRQDGS, from the coding sequence ATGCCGGTCATCGACCATCCGACGATTTTGCGCGCCCTCAGTTGGGCCTGGGACCGGGCCGCCCGGGGGCTCCCCGGCCAGGAATCGGCCCACGCCCTGGCCGCGCGCCACATGGACCCGGAGGTGCCGCTCGGGGCGCGGCTGCAAAAAATCATCGCCGGGCACAAACGCAAGGCGGCGCTTTCGGGCTTCGTCACCAATGCCGGCGGGCTGGCCCTTTTGCCGGCGACGCTGCCCGTCAATCTGGCCGGCACGATTTTTCTGCAACTGCGCATGGTCCAGGCCATGGCCATCGTTTGCGGCCACGATCTGACCGACACGCGAGTGCGGGCGCTTTGCGGCCTGTGCCTGTGCGGAGCCAAGGCGGCCGAAGTGGCGGGCGCGGCCGGAGCGCGCCTTGGCGGCAGGCTGACGGCGGACATGCTGGCCCAGCTTGGCGGCGAGACGGCCGGCCGCATCAACACGCTGGTGGGACTGCGACTGCTGGCCCGGCTCGGGGATGCGGGCACGGCCGGCGTCGGCCGCATCGTCCCACTGGTCAGCGGTCTGGTCGGCGCGGCCTGGGACGCCTCGGTCACGGCCGGCATCGGCAAGGCGGCCATGGCCTTGCTGCCGACCGTTGCGGCGCCGGACGGTCAGTCTTTTTGCGGCAGCCGCCAGGACGGATCGTAA
- a CDS encoding cysteine synthase produces MIHDNVLSLVGKTPLVRMTRLCLNPAVTLVAKVEMRNPGGSIKDRVGLAMIEAAERSGDLKPGRTLIEATSGNTGIGLAMVCAVKGYKLKLLMPASASEERKRILRAYGAEIVLTPGNLGTDGAIEEAYRLAREEPETYVLMDQFNNPASIEAHYNSTAVEIFEETGGAVTHVVVALGTSGTAMGLVKKLKELKPSVKVVAVEPHPGHKIQGLKNMQESYPPGIFDKHALDAIEPVEDEDAFAMARRLARDEGLLVGMSGGAAMAVAVDLSGRLDSGLVVAILPDGGERYLSTTLFASPEKKGVALSGAGAAEPVYLDPAGATPGLFTFGPPLASPGDLDAWRRVVTLDVLRRTLARGGARPVLAVGLADLEDRCLDASRAAGVKCREFAVKAREQVAARAAALGVADARFPLAGEALDEALAMTRKLLSKGLAYEKLRSVYFDVARDKAYGGLLGTDMTKLALGKTVDLLAYAKDNPQDFTLLKRVSLKDLKAGDALSTPWGNVRPSWFLQMAAAAVKALPAVTVVLTDEDKTFPHLENLRAIWSVGAGFSPAAWLVGGRVAGREGEEAGTADLADLLALGVHPLAVRAWLLSVGYRKPLCAVPESLRMWEKNRNRVQELAANLGLVAGSQGNASDAVVTEAEKLTQSLDTAVADDLAVFQFWPQLFAFCRFANGLIAAGSLTPADAARLGGALSAADGVLGLLDPACLPVAPRQWPEPVPKLVAAREQARRDKDFTRADAIRADIEGLGYRVEDALGGVRLFPRS; encoded by the coding sequence TCCCGGCGGTTCGATCAAGGACCGGGTGGGCCTGGCCATGATCGAGGCGGCCGAACGTTCGGGGGACTTGAAGCCCGGGCGCACGCTTATCGAGGCTACTTCGGGCAACACCGGCATCGGCTTGGCCATGGTCTGTGCTGTAAAAGGTTATAAACTCAAACTCCTCATGCCGGCTTCGGCCTCGGAGGAGCGCAAGCGCATCCTGCGCGCCTACGGCGCGGAAATCGTGCTCACCCCGGGCAACCTGGGGACGGACGGGGCCATCGAGGAAGCGTATCGGCTCGCCCGCGAGGAGCCGGAAACCTACGTCCTCATGGACCAGTTCAACAATCCGGCCAGCATCGAGGCGCATTACAATTCGACGGCGGTGGAGATTTTCGAGGAAACCGGGGGCGCGGTCACCCATGTCGTGGTGGCGCTCGGCACTTCGGGCACGGCCATGGGGCTGGTCAAAAAACTGAAGGAACTGAAGCCCTCCGTCAAAGTCGTGGCGGTCGAGCCCCATCCCGGCCACAAGATCCAGGGGCTCAAGAACATGCAAGAGTCCTACCCGCCGGGGATTTTCGACAAGCACGCCCTGGACGCCATCGAGCCGGTGGAGGACGAGGACGCCTTTGCCATGGCCCGGCGGCTGGCCCGGGACGAAGGCCTGCTTGTGGGCATGAGCGGTGGGGCGGCCATGGCCGTTGCCGTGGACCTGTCCGGCAGGCTCGACTCGGGACTGGTGGTCGCCATCCTGCCGGACGGCGGCGAGCGCTATCTTTCCACCACGCTTTTCGCCTCGCCCGAGAAAAAGGGTGTGGCGCTTTCCGGCGCGGGCGCGGCCGAGCCGGTCTATCTCGATCCGGCCGGGGCCACACCCGGGCTCTTCACGTTCGGTCCGCCCCTGGCCTCGCCCGGCGACCTGGACGCCTGGCGACGGGTGGTGACCCTCGACGTTTTGCGGCGGACCCTGGCCCGGGGCGGCGCTCGGCCTGTCCTGGCCGTGGGCCTGGCCGACCTGGAGGACCGGTGCCTCGACGCGTCGCGCGCGGCCGGCGTCAAATGCCGCGAATTCGCGGTCAAGGCCCGGGAACAGGTGGCGGCCCGCGCCGCCGCCCTCGGCGTGGCCGACGCCCGCTTCCCCCTGGCCGGCGAGGCCCTCGACGAGGCCCTGGCCATGACGCGGAAGCTTTTGAGCAAGGGCCTTGCCTACGAGAAATTGCGCAGTGTCTATTTCGACGTGGCCCGCGACAAGGCGTATGGCGGACTGCTCGGCACGGACATGACCAAGCTGGCCCTTGGCAAGACCGTGGACCTGCTGGCCTATGCCAAGGACAATCCCCAGGATTTCACGCTGCTCAAACGTGTGAGCCTCAAGGACCTCAAGGCCGGCGACGCCTTGTCCACGCCCTGGGGCAATGTGCGGCCGAGCTGGTTTCTCCAGATGGCGGCGGCGGCGGTCAAGGCGCTTCCCGCCGTGACCGTTGTGCTGACCGACGAGGACAAGACCTTTCCGCATCTGGAAAATCTGCGGGCCATCTGGTCGGTTGGGGCGGGTTTTTCCCCGGCGGCCTGGCTGGTCGGCGGGCGGGTGGCCGGCCGGGAGGGCGAGGAAGCCGGTACGGCCGATCTGGCCGATTTGCTGGCCCTTGGCGTCCATCCCCTGGCCGTTCGGGCTTGGCTGCTTTCGGTCGGCTACCGCAAGCCGCTTTGCGCCGTGCCGGAATCGCTTCGGATGTGGGAGAAAAACCGCAACCGGGTGCAGGAGCTGGCCGCCAATCTCGGGTTGGTCGCGGGCAGCCAGGGCAACGCCTCGGACGCGGTCGTGACCGAAGCCGAGAAACTGACCCAGTCCCTGGACACGGCCGTGGCCGACGATCTGGCCGTTTTCCAGTTCTGGCCCCAGCTGTTCGCGTTTTGCCGGTTCGCCAACGGGCTCATTGCCGCCGGGTCCCTGACCCCGGCCGATGCCGCGCGCCTGGGCGGCGCGCTCAGTGCGGCCGACGGCGTGCTGGGGCTGCTCGATCCCGCCTGCCTGCCGGTCGCCCCGCGCCAGTGGCCCGAACCGGTGCCCAAGCTGGTCGCGGCCCGGGAACAGGCGCGTCGGGACAAGGATTTCACCAGGGCCGACGCCATTCGGGCGGATATCGAGGGCCTTGGCTACCGGGTCGAGGATGCGTTAGGCGGGGTGCGGCTTTTCCCGAGGAGCTGA
- the ruvA gene encoding Holliday junction branch migration protein RuvA, whose amino-acid sequence MIGYIEGRVVVRRDRYAIVLTPGGVGYELELPGPAAAALPAPGGQASLFVHTVVREDAFELFGFATLEDRETFRILIGITKLGPKTALAILSRYTADDLSRIVATGDLDALTQVSGIGKKSAQRILIELTYKFEGRAVTAAAALAPIPGGGVLADVVAGLTNLGYPEADARRVGTAVLDDEPDLDVAGALRQALKRLASEKT is encoded by the coding sequence ATGATCGGGTATATCGAAGGACGGGTGGTGGTGCGCCGGGACCGGTACGCCATCGTGCTGACCCCGGGCGGCGTCGGCTATGAATTGGAGCTGCCGGGCCCCGCAGCGGCTGCGTTGCCGGCCCCGGGCGGCCAGGCGTCCCTTTTCGTGCACACGGTGGTGCGCGAGGACGCCTTCGAACTCTTCGGCTTCGCCACACTCGAAGACCGGGAAACCTTTCGCATCCTCATCGGCATCACCAAGCTCGGCCCCAAGACCGCCCTGGCCATCCTGTCGCGCTATACCGCCGACGATCTGTCCCGCATCGTGGCCACGGGCGACCTGGACGCCCTGACCCAGGTGTCCGGCATCGGCAAGAAAAGCGCCCAGCGCATCCTGATCGAGCTGACCTACAAGTTCGAGGGCCGGGCCGTCACGGCCGCCGCTGCCCTGGCCCCCATCCCCGGCGGCGGGGTCCTGGCCGACGTGGTGGCGGGACTGACCAATCTCGGCTATCCTGAAGCCGACGCCAGACGCGTGGGTACGGCCGTGCTGGACGACGAGCCCGATCTCGACGTGGCCGGCGCCTTGCGCCAGGCCCTCAAACGCCTGGCTTCCGAAAAGACATGA
- a CDS encoding YebC/PmpR family DNA-binding transcriptional regulator, with the protein MSGHSKWHNIQAHKSVQDAKKSKFFTKVTKELMLAAKAGGADTALNNRLKSAIAAAKAVNLPKDKIEQAIKKGIGELGGENLEEVLYEGYGPGGVALLVEAATDNRNRTVADVRHLLSKGGGAMGEAGCVGWMFAKKGVFSFPKESFTEEQLMEVALEHGAEDIADEDDVWEVHCAPEDFDALSGAFEAAGMTTDDAEVSMLPSNTVALDEENGLKLLKLIDMLEDNDDVQKVHTNGDLPDELLV; encoded by the coding sequence ATGTCCGGACATAGTAAATGGCATAATATCCAGGCTCACAAGTCGGTACAGGATGCCAAGAAAAGTAAGTTTTTCACCAAGGTGACCAAGGAACTCATGCTGGCGGCCAAGGCCGGCGGCGCGGATACGGCGCTCAATAACCGCCTCAAATCGGCCATCGCCGCGGCCAAGGCCGTCAACCTGCCCAAGGACAAGATCGAACAGGCCATCAAGAAGGGTATCGGCGAGCTGGGCGGCGAGAATCTCGAAGAGGTCCTCTACGAAGGCTACGGGCCCGGCGGCGTGGCCCTCCTGGTCGAGGCGGCCACCGACAACCGCAACCGCACTGTGGCCGACGTGCGTCACCTGCTGTCCAAGGGCGGCGGGGCCATGGGCGAGGCCGGCTGCGTGGGCTGGATGTTCGCCAAAAAGGGCGTCTTCTCCTTTCCCAAGGAGTCCTTCACCGAGGAACAGCTCATGGAAGTGGCCCTGGAGCATGGGGCCGAGGACATCGCCGACGAGGACGACGTCTGGGAGGTGCATTGCGCCCCCGAGGACTTCGATGCCCTAAGCGGCGCGTTCGAGGCGGCCGGCATGACCACCGATGACGCCGAAGTGTCCATGCTGCCGTCCAACACCGTGGCCCTGGACGAGGAAAACGGCCTGAAGCTTTTAAAGCTTATCGACATGCTCGAAGACAACGACGACGTGCAGAAAGTCCACACCAACGGCGACCTGCCCGACGAACTGCTGGTGTAA